From Alloacidobacterium dinghuense:
CAACCACTTGTTCCCGGTAAAAAGCCGCTCATGTTTGGCCATCAGGTAAACGAAAAGGAAGTAATCTCCCCCATAATGATGAGGCCACGCTATCGGTGAGATCATCACAGCAAGGCAACCGAAGAACAGCAAATCCGCCAGTGTCGCCTGCCAGCGATATCGTAAGGGAATCCATATTCCCGCGATTATGCAAACGAGAGAAAATAGAACGCCAGTGACATAAATGAATGGATGGTACGGCGGATATGAGTAAAAGCTCCAGGTGCTGGCGTCACCATTATGAAGAAGGCGATTGAGAACTCCGTTTAAGCTTTGATTCGGATAGTAGGCCTCACCATGATGACTGAGATAACTTAGCACCCGCACGTAATCCACGTGATTTTGCAACCCGAAATGTCTGACGGATGCTGCCAGGACGAATGTGATGATGGCTGTGAAGCCCACCGTGAAGCGCCACTGGCGACGTAGTGTTCCCCACAGAAGAAAGCAACTCAACTGCGGTTTGAAGACACAAGTAAGCGACAGCGAAGCCCCCGAGCCGAGTCGGCGGTGATGTGCCCAGAATAAAAGGCTGAGGCCAAACAAAGCCGTGATCAGAAGTTGTACCTGGCCTTCTGCCAGGGCCATTCCAATGGGGCGAAATAACACACCTAAGAGAAGCACGGCGACAGTATCGGTCAAGGTGAAGTTCCCGCGGATCGCTCGCCACAGGAATAGCCCCACACTCAAACAGCCAAGCCAACTTAGTGTCATCACAACTTTCCATGTGCTGGAGGGTGCCTGCTGGAGGAACTCCATTACAAAGAGCGCTGAAGGAGGGTAAAGATATTTTTCATGCTGTACAAAAAACAATGTTGGGTAAATTCGATGATTTCCTGCTTGAAAAGCGGCATCAGCAAGTGACATCCAGCGGGTTGAATCTATGCCGGTCGGTTTGATACGCAGCGCATGATAGACCGTGGGGATATTGAGCGCCTCATGCCCGCGTGGGCCATATAGTCCGACCAACACACCTTCAATGATCAACGCAAGAAGAATCACGCGCCAAATGACGGGAATTCTGCGCATGCCGAATTATAGGCACCCTAGACGAGATGGTTAAGTGATCGCAAGGGATCCGCCGATTGAAAGATAGTCGCTATTGGCAAATATTATCGTACGCATAAATAAATAGAATAGCCATGAAGGGAATTCCAGTTGCTAGTATGTTACTTGATTGGCGATTAGCAAGGCAATCTTGCAGCCAAAGATGTATATATTTCACGATACGAATTACTTTTTTGCCCCATGCATAGGAGTTATAGAGGTTGCGAGGTGGTAAAAATTTCTGTAAATGTAGCGTAAATTACTGTAACAGTAGGGAGTTTGTCGTAGTCTCAACAAAAGCAACTGTGCTATGGTTGGAGCAACTTTATCGTCACTACCGCATCTTAAATAAACATACATACTGTGACGACGCATTCATTTACGATATAGAAATAGAAAAGTAAGCGAGCAGCAGTTATGTTTGTCATGCTGACTCCGACATCCATCTAAGCTAGAACCTGAAAGTAACAACTGCAACCGCTCGGTTTCGCATACGCTCTCAAAATATACGAGCGAGGGGACTCTAGAGCAACAGAGAGTCGATGCACACGCTGTCAAAAACCTTGAGCCCGACTGCGTTGACTAGTTGACTAATTGAAATCGCATCTGTTGAGGTCCGAATTAGATCGCTGGGTAAACAAAACTGAAAAACCTGAACGAGTAGGTTTCTTCATTGAGCGCATACCGAATGCGCAATGCTCTCTTTATTTGCGGAGGATGCCTATGAGACAGCAGAAGCCCAGGACGCTTACTGTTGCGGTCGACGGCCTTATATCCCTCATGTTGGCTGTGTTTGCCGTCGTGTGGGCAAACCAGTTATACATGGCATCCGGAACGCTCGAGGATTTTCTCGAGATGCGGGTTACGTTGCTCAACGCAATTTTTGCGATTGTGTTCGTTGTTCTTAGTACGAAATGTTCAAGCGCTCTCGGCATGTATCGAGGCGATTTTACTGACTGGCTTCGTGCAGGATTCAAGGCGGTAACATCCTGTGGAATCATGACCACCTTTGTGGCAGTCTACCTCCTGCTTCGTAAGTCCCCAAGCCCTATCGCGATCATACTGCTGGAATTCTTCATTTCGATATGTGTTTACCAACTCGTCCGCCTCGCGATTACCAATCGCGGTCTGCGCTCAACACAACGTGAATTTGAGCAGGTATTAATTCTCGGCAGCGGACGTCGCGCAATCAAAGCCTGGAAGGAATTGCGTGTTCGATATCACGGGAGCAAGCGTCTGATTGGATTCGTCGATGATCGGGATCCCCATCTGTTGCCGGCTGAGTTAGAGGCGAGTTATGTCTGTGACATAGATCGGCTTTCGGAGTTCCTTTTACATCATGTCGTTGACGAACTCATCATCGCAGTGCCCATGCGATCCTGCTACGATCTGGCCCAGCGAGCGGTCTCCATCGCCGAGGCCGTTGGCGTCCGTGTCCTTACACTAAATGACACATATGGTCTCAGTTTCAGCAAGACTCTTCGTGCTCGCGCGCCGCTCTTTACTGAGCTCATTCCTAAAGATGAAAGGTTGATCACTGCCGAAAGCGTAAAGCGTGCATTCGATGTTGTAGCGGCGGGTATTGGCCTGATACTCGTTCTACCGATCTTTGCGGCTATTGCCATTGCAATCAAACTTACCGGTCCAGGGCCAATATTCTTTGTTCAAAAGCGATACGGCTACCGGCGCAGACTTTTCCCGATGTGGAAATTCCGAAGCATGGTGTCGAACGCACCTGACTTGATGGCCTCCCTGGAAAGTCAGAACGAGGCGAACGGCCCGATCTTCAAAATCAAAAACGATCCTCGTATTACGCCTCTCGGAAAATTCCTCCGGAGTACTTCGCTCGATGAGCTTCCCCAATTATGGAATGTACTGGTGGGGGATATGTCGCTGGTGGGACCGCGGCCGATGAGCATCAGAGATGTCTCACGTTTCACAGAAGCGCAACTGATGCGGCGCTTCAGCGTGCGACCCGGGATCACGGGTATCTGGCAGGTGTCAGGCCGGAGTTCTCTCAATTTTGAGCAGTGGATAACCTTGGATTTCGCATACCTGGATGAGTGGTCTCTTGCTCTTGATCTCAAAATTCTTGCCCGCACCGTGCCCGCGGTATTAAAGCGTTCGGGTTCAGCTTAAGCGGCACAGGAGGTCTGATGCGAATTGCAGTTGTGCACGACTATTTCACGCAATTGGGCGGCGCAGAGAAAGTGGCTGAAGAAATTATGCGCATGATGCCACAGGCCACGCTGCATTCGACGGTTGCGTTGGCAGATTGTATGCCGACGAGCCTTGCGCATGTTCCGATTAAAACATCATGGATGCAGCATCTTCCGCGCCTAAAGGACTATTACCGGCTTTATTTCCTTCTCTACCCACTGGCGGTTCGTTCACTCAATCTATCTCAATATGACCTGGTGATTTCCAGTTCTTCCGGGTATGTCAAAGGAGTGCGTACGAGCAGGGATGCCCTTCATATCTGCTACTGTCACACTCCCATGCGTTGGGTTTGGGGGTTCGATCGTTATTCAGAGCGGGAAGCCTTCAGCGCTGCGCATCGACTCATGCTTCGCGGCATGATTCGCGGACTACGCGACTGGGATATTGGCGCTTCGCGACAACCCGACCACTTCATTGCGAATTCGCGCGCCGTCGCCGCGAGAATCGCACGAGCCTATGGCCGTCATGCCGAGGTCATCCATCCTCCGATTGATATCAGTCGCTTCGGTATATCCAATGAGCAGGGAGATTACTACCTTGTTCTTTCGCGATTGATTTCCTACAAGCGCATCGATCTCGCAATTGCCGCTTGCAACCTCTTAGGGCGGAAGCTGCTAATCATAGGCGATGGTCCCGACCGTGCACGCCTTTCTGCCCTGGCGGGTCCAACGGTCACTTTTCTCGGCCGGTTGCCGGATCGCGAGGTTCAGTATCACGCCGCGCGTTGTCTCGCGCTTATTTTTCCGGGTGAAGAAGACTTCGGTATGGCGCCGCTCGAAATCGCTGCGGCGGGCCGACCGACAATCGCGTTCCGCGCCGGAGGCGCTATGGAGACAATCGTCGAAGATGAAACGGGGGTATTCTTCGATCGTCAGGAGCCTGAATACGTAGCGTCCGCAATCGAACATTTTGAAAGATTGAGATGGTCTGAACGCCTTCTTCGCAACCACGCCAGAGGGTTCAGCGTGGAAGTATTCCAAACACGCATGCATGCGTTTCTATCGCGAATCGGGGCGCACCTCGATGAATCCACGCCCTTTGCGCTTGGTTTCGGAGAAAAAACGGCATAGCAGGATTGTCCTCTGCACTCAATAGATGCGAGACCTAATGAATAGAACTGTCGAATTGAACGCAAGACCGTCACAAGTCGCAAGCCTTTTGCCGCTGTCTTGGTCTGTCACGCTGGGCGACAGTGGTCTAGTCAATATCTTCAGTCCGGCACTTATAACATGTCACTTTTCCGACTTAAGTAATCTACCGCTACGAAAAACTTGGTGATAGCCTTCAATTGCATCCAGGACAAATGTTATTGGAGGAAATTGCTATATGGTGATCCGCGGACTCACCACCCTATTGGTGTTTATCTTCCTGGCGGTAGGTGCATCAACCGCACAAGAGCAAGCGATCAGGGCCGATGATCTTGTTGATTCAATTGGGGTGAATTCTCACTTTGCCTACACGAATACCTATTACTACCAGAAATATCCACAGGCTATCTCCGCGATTAGCGCCGCTGGCATTCGCCATATCCGCGATGGCTATCATTACTGGCCGGCTGGTAATCAAATGTATAAGATTCATCAGGCAGTTCATGCTGCCGGTATTGGTACAGACTATGTCGTTGCCTATAATTCGTTGACGACGGTCTCGGACCTCGAATCGTTTCAATCGCTTGTCGGAGATATGGAGAGCATCGAAGGACCGAATGAGATCGATCTAAACGGAGGTAGCAACTGGGAGACGTTGCTTGCCAGTTTTCTGCCGACTCTAGGGCAAGCGGGCGCTGCGTTGCATGTCCCAGTCCTTGGGCCGTCTTTGTTCCAGGAAAAATCCTACGGCCAACTTGGGGATATCTCGCAATATATCAACTACACCAATCTCCATATCTACTTCGGCGGGAGAAATCCGGGTACCAATGGCTGGGGATCTGTGAATGCAGAAGGGCACTCCTATGGAAGCATTCCATGGTGGCTCGATAATGCAAATATATCGGCATCCGGCGTGGCCTCCTACGTTACAGAGAGTGGCTATAATCAACTCCCTACGACTACGACTCCGTATACCGTGCCAAACAGTGTTGCATCCTTCTACACGATTCAAACTATCTTCGAGATGATGACGCACGGCATTAAGAGAACATATATGTATGAGTTGATGGACGAACCTTCATCTCCCGAGTTGGGATTGATGACGAATACGTTGCAGCCCAAGTCTTCCTATACTGCACTTCAATCGTTAACGAGTGTTCTTGTCGATAAGGGAGCATCCTTTGCACCTGGGAAGCTACAATATTCGCTAAGCGGCTCGACGGCAAATGTGCATCACTTATTGATGCAAAAGCAAGATGGGACATTCTACCTTGCGTTGTGGCTAAACCTGCCGATCTATAACCCGGCAACCAACGAGTCGATGAGCGTCACCCCGCAAAAGGTTACTGTGACGCTGGATGCTGGTCACGCAGTTCATGGCAATTTCTCCATTGACTCTGCAGGGATGCTCACTAACACCAAGGTGAATAATTCGTATGCATACGATGTTCAACTCACGCCGAGCGTAATTCTATTGAAGATCGTTCCGACGAATTGATTCGAATTACACGCTCTCAGGCCAGCACCTGAGCGTATGCGACTTCTACTTTTCGTGCACTCTGCTGGATGGTGAAGTGTCCAAGGACACGCTCTCTACCAGCCGCCCCCATTGACTCCGCTGTCTGCGGAGCCTCCAAGAGTGTGCAGATCGCCGAACTTAGGGCCGAGGCGTCGGCCATCGGAACCAATAATCCCGTCGTGCCGTGTACTACGATTTCCGGCACGCCGCCGCCATTCGTGGCCACGACAGGCTTGCCAGCCGCCATCCCCTGCACAATG
This genomic window contains:
- a CDS encoding glycosyltransferase family 87 protein → MILLALIIEGVLVGLYGPRGHEALNIPTVYHALRIKPTGIDSTRWMSLADAAFQAGNHRIYPTLFFVQHEKYLYPPSALFVMEFLQQAPSSTWKVVMTLSWLGCLSVGLFLWRAIRGNFTLTDTVAVLLLGVLFRPIGMALAEGQVQLLITALFGLSLLFWAHHRRLGSGASLSLTCVFKPQLSCFLLWGTLRRQWRFTVGFTAIITFVLAASVRHFGLQNHVDYVRVLSYLSHHGEAYYPNQSLNGVLNRLLHNGDASTWSFYSYPPYHPFIYVTGVLFSLVCIIAGIWIPLRYRWQATLADLLFFGCLAVMISPIAWPHHYGGDYFLFVYLMAKHERLFTGNKWLWLALSYIAMFERFPRLDRYLYGLPSLVGDYLFFGAILALTLLVVAESYSHTLPQASIGVQS
- a CDS encoding sugar transferase — encoded protein: MRQQKPRTLTVAVDGLISLMLAVFAVVWANQLYMASGTLEDFLEMRVTLLNAIFAIVFVVLSTKCSSALGMYRGDFTDWLRAGFKAVTSCGIMTTFVAVYLLLRKSPSPIAIILLEFFISICVYQLVRLAITNRGLRSTQREFEQVLILGSGRRAIKAWKELRVRYHGSKRLIGFVDDRDPHLLPAELEASYVCDIDRLSEFLLHHVVDELIIAVPMRSCYDLAQRAVSIAEAVGVRVLTLNDTYGLSFSKTLRARAPLFTELIPKDERLITAESVKRAFDVVAAGIGLILVLPIFAAIAIAIKLTGPGPIFFVQKRYGYRRRLFPMWKFRSMVSNAPDLMASLESQNEANGPIFKIKNDPRITPLGKFLRSTSLDELPQLWNVLVGDMSLVGPRPMSIRDVSRFTEAQLMRRFSVRPGITGIWQVSGRSSLNFEQWITLDFAYLDEWSLALDLKILARTVPAVLKRSGSA
- a CDS encoding glycosyltransferase, with amino-acid sequence MRIAVVHDYFTQLGGAEKVAEEIMRMMPQATLHSTVALADCMPTSLAHVPIKTSWMQHLPRLKDYYRLYFLLYPLAVRSLNLSQYDLVISSSSGYVKGVRTSRDALHICYCHTPMRWVWGFDRYSEREAFSAAHRLMLRGMIRGLRDWDIGASRQPDHFIANSRAVAARIARAYGRHAEVIHPPIDISRFGISNEQGDYYLVLSRLISYKRIDLAIAACNLLGRKLLIIGDGPDRARLSALAGPTVTFLGRLPDREVQYHAARCLALIFPGEEDFGMAPLEIAAAGRPTIAFRAGGAMETIVEDETGVFFDRQEPEYVASAIEHFERLRWSERLLRNHARGFSVEVFQTRMHAFLSRIGAHLDESTPFALGFGEKTA